A genomic stretch from bacterium includes:
- a CDS encoding DUF3137 domain-containing protein, whose amino-acid sequence MGGLLENESIIFAGFFVLFSCIPVLVLYLAVRQRRKLRKSFAFFAERLGCPASIPTGFFGGFPSLNGVYRKRSLRVYMFSRSSGSGKNRRSKTYTAFTLHVDNPDDFQFNVYEQGFFTTLLTKFGMQDISIGDEAFDKEFIVKSNNEEKIRSMLSPMLLTKFMDFAERYTAFGVELKGDRFYYEAPETIIDEKHMLRYEEKINFMCDISDRLDEMNRRRRN is encoded by the coding sequence ATGGGCGGATTATTAGAAAATGAGTCAATAATATTTGCCGGCTTTTTTGTATTATTTAGTTGTATTCCTGTTCTAGTTTTATATCTTGCAGTCCGGCAAAGAAGAAAACTGCGTAAAAGTTTTGCATTTTTTGCAGAAAGGCTTGGTTGTCCGGCCTCTATTCCGACAGGGTTTTTTGGCGGTTTTCCTTCGCTCAACGGCGTATATCGAAAACGATCATTGCGAGTATATATGTTCAGCCGCTCGTCGGGGTCAGGCAAGAACCGGAGATCGAAGACCTATACGGCTTTCACGCTTCACGTCGACAACCCGGATGATTTTCAGTTTAATGTTTATGAACAGGGGTTCTTCACAACATTGCTAACCAAATTTGGCATGCAGGATATTTCAATCGGCGACGAAGCGTTTGATAAAGAATTTATAGTAAAATCTAATAACGAAGAAAAGATTCGTTCCATGTTATCGCCAATGCTTCTTACAAAATTCATGGATTTTGCAGAGCGGTACACTGCATTTGGGGTAGAATTGAAAGGCGATCGGTTCTACTATGAAGCGCCTGAGACGATCATTGACGAAAAACACATGTTGCGTTATGAAGAGAAAATTAATTTTATGTGCGACATCTCGGATCGTCTGGACGAAATGAATCGACGCAGAAGAAATTAG
- the trpS gene encoding tryptophan--tRNA ligase, which produces MRPTGKLHLGHLVGALENWTKFQSEYDTIYGIVDWHALTTGYKDTSRLNEYILETAIDWISVGIDPNKSIIMLQSLVKEHAELHLLFSMITPTPWLIRNPAVKQQAREMGLIENANDEEMAKIDFGHLGYPVLQTADILVYRADTVPVGEDQIPHIELCREIARRFNFLFGESGFQFPEPQHKLTVTPRLPGVDGNMKMSKSLNNCIYLSDDDATVQSQVRKMVTDPNKVRKNDPGRPEICSVFTYHTVFNKSEVDEIGNNCKSGELGCVACKKNLGEKISAKIEPFRQKRKELVSNLDIVEKIIADGSDKARAIASDTLKQVRRSMNLME; this is translated from the coding sequence ATGCGTCCGACGGGAAAACTGCATTTGGGACACCTGGTAGGGGCTTTAGAAAACTGGACTAAATTTCAAAGCGAATATGATACTATCTACGGAATTGTTGACTGGCACGCGTTGACGACCGGTTACAAAGATACTTCCAGACTAAATGAATACATTCTAGAAACTGCGATTGACTGGATCTCCGTGGGAATTGATCCTAATAAGAGTATTATCATGCTTCAGTCGCTGGTAAAAGAACATGCCGAACTTCATTTACTTTTTTCGATGATTACGCCGACGCCGTGGTTAATCAGAAATCCTGCAGTCAAACAACAAGCAAGAGAAATGGGATTGATCGAGAATGCAAATGACGAAGAGATGGCCAAAATTGATTTTGGGCATTTAGGATATCCTGTGCTTCAAACGGCGGACATATTGGTTTACCGCGCCGATACGGTTCCTGTCGGCGAGGACCAGATACCGCATATTGAGCTGTGCAGGGAAATTGCGCGGCGGTTTAATTTTTTGTTTGGTGAATCCGGTTTCCAATTTCCTGAACCGCAGCATAAACTCACCGTTACTCCGCGTTTGCCCGGTGTTGACGGCAATATGAAGATGAGTAAGAGCCTGAACAATTGTATTTATCTGTCCGACGACGACGCTACGGTACAGTCGCAGGTAAGAAAAATGGTGACCGACCCGAATAAAGTTCGTAAAAACGATCCGGGGCGTCCGGAAATTTGTTCCGTTTTCACGTATCACACTGTGTTTAATAAGAGTGAAGTTGATGAAATTGGAAATAACTGCAAATCGGGCGAACTGGGGTGTGTTGCATGTAAGAAAAATCTGGGAGAAAAAATTTCTGCAAAGATAGAACCGTTTAGACAAAAACGTAAAGAATTGGTCAGTAATCTTGATATAGTAGAGAAGATCATCGCCGATGGTTCAGACAAAGCCCGCGCGATCGCCTCTGACACACTCAAACAGGTTCGACGTTCAATGAACTTGATGGAATAA
- a CDS encoding HNH endonuclease codes for MSLSGHVLVLNQNYEPMTICHVKKAIVLIFLGKAEIIEVIEGKAVRSVRSSYPFPSIVRIYSYIYKKNKGIMLSRKNILKRDGFECQYCGSKTHSMTVDHIMPKVRGGKDTWENMITACIHCNNRKGDMTPEEAQMRLMTNPRKPHHLSFIQKHVGVRDERWKQYLFMK; via the coding sequence ATGTCCCTAAGCGGCCACGTGCTCGTTCTGAATCAGAACTATGAGCCGATGACCATTTGTCACGTAAAAAAAGCCATTGTATTGATCTTTTTGGGCAAGGCAGAGATTATTGAAGTGATAGAAGGTAAAGCGGTACGTTCCGTCCGTTCATCTTATCCCTTTCCAAGCATTGTCAGGATATATTCCTATATATATAAAAAGAATAAAGGAATCATGCTGTCCAGAAAAAACATTTTAAAACGGGACGGTTTTGAATGTCAATATTGCGGAAGCAAGACGCACTCGATGACGGTGGATCATATTATGCCGAAAGTTCGCGGCGGAAAAGACACTTGGGAAAACATGATAACGGCTTGCATTCACTGCAATAATCGAAAAGGCGACATGACTCCGGAGGAAGCGCAGATGCGCTTGATGACCAATCCGCGTAAACCTCATCATTTGAGCTTCATACAAAAACATGTGGGCGTCCGGGATGAACGCTGGAAGCAGTATTTATTTATGAAGTGA
- a CDS encoding DUF190 domain-containing protein, whose protein sequence is MKIDGEGKLLRIFVGESDKFHSKPLFEAIVEKAKEIGMAGSTVLRGIEGFGANSRIHTAKILRLSEDLPMLIEIVDSDERIKEALPVFENMINESNCGVLVTLERVEIIKYTSRSSV, encoded by the coding sequence ATGAAGATCGATGGCGAAGGAAAATTGCTGAGAATATTTGTCGGGGAATCGGATAAATTCCATTCAAAACCGCTTTTTGAGGCCATTGTTGAAAAGGCTAAGGAAATAGGTATGGCCGGTTCGACCGTTTTAAGGGGCATAGAAGGTTTTGGAGCAAACTCCAGAATTCACACTGCAAAAATCCTGCGGTTGTCTGAAGATTTGCCAATGCTGATCGAGATCGTCGATTCGGACGAGAGGATTAAAGAAGCGCTCCCGGTTTTTGAAAATATGATTAATGAGTCAAACTGCGGTGTGTTGGTGACATTAGAGCGCGTGGAGATCATCAAATATACGTCTAGGAGTAGCGTTTGA
- the crcB gene encoding fluoride efflux transporter CrcB → MKYILIGIGGAIGAISRYALQGIVYQFAGTGFPYGTLAVNIIGCFLIGLFMELTENRYFVDPQLRIFITVGILGGFTTFSTFGYETFSLLRDGEFMRASYNIISSVLIGLTAVWLGFITARII, encoded by the coding sequence ATGAAATATATACTTATTGGAATCGGGGGCGCAATCGGCGCGATTAGTCGGTATGCTCTGCAGGGCATTGTCTATCAGTTTGCAGGAACGGGTTTTCCATACGGCACATTGGCGGTGAATATTATTGGCTGCTTTTTGATCGGACTTTTCATGGAGTTAACTGAAAATCGATATTTTGTTGATCCGCAGCTCAGAATATTTATTACCGTCGGGATTCTGGGCGGATTTACAACCTTTTCCACGTTCGGTTATGAGACGTTTTCGTTATTGAGAGACGGAGAATTCATGCGCGCTTCGTATAATATTATCAGTAGCGTTTTGATAGGCCTGACTGCTGTTTGGTTGGGTTTTATAACAGCGCGTATTATATGA
- a CDS encoding 4-hydroxybenzoate octaprenyltransferase, with protein sequence MKSVISAIVRFGSMIKFSHTIFALPFALTSAVLASRYFHLSIEKIFWIMVAMVGARSAAMGFNRIVDARIDSQNPRTAHREIPTGAVSKAQATLFVLASSLLLVGASYCLNDLCFKLSPLALAIVFFYSYTKRFTSFAHLFLGAALGVAPLGAWIAITGEWGWQAFLLGCGVVCWVAGFDVIYACQDYEFDKKENLFSIPKTFGVVNALRISRMLHAMAFLVLIILGFWLALSWLYFTGVVIVGIILVYEQNLIRAHDLSKINMAFFNMNGIISMIYFIFTAADVWLLV encoded by the coding sequence ATGAAATCTGTTATTTCGGCGATCGTGCGTTTTGGTAGCATGATTAAGTTTTCGCACACAATTTTTGCCCTGCCGTTTGCATTGACCTCGGCAGTGCTTGCGTCACGATATTTTCACCTATCTATTGAAAAAATATTCTGGATCATGGTTGCTATGGTGGGCGCACGCAGCGCAGCCATGGGTTTCAATCGGATTGTGGACGCCCGCATTGATTCACAAAATCCGCGAACAGCTCACCGCGAGATACCGACCGGGGCTGTTTCGAAAGCCCAGGCCACTCTGTTTGTTCTGGCTTCGTCGCTTTTACTTGTTGGAGCATCGTATTGTCTCAACGATCTGTGTTTCAAATTATCACCGCTGGCGCTGGCGATCGTTTTCTTTTATTCTTATACAAAACGTTTTACTTCCTTTGCACATTTGTTTTTAGGTGCCGCATTAGGCGTGGCGCCTTTAGGTGCATGGATTGCCATTACGGGGGAATGGGGTTGGCAGGCATTCCTTTTAGGGTGCGGCGTTGTATGCTGGGTTGCTGGATTCGATGTTATCTACGCCTGTCAGGATTATGAATTTGATAAGAAGGAGAATCTGTTCTCGATTCCAAAAACATTTGGCGTTGTCAATGCGCTGCGCATTTCCAGGATGTTACATGCAATGGCTTTTCTTGTTCTAATTATTCTTGGGTTCTGGCTTGCGTTGTCTTGGCTGTATTTCACTGGAGTTGTGATCGTGGGAATTATCCTTGTTTACGAACAAAACCTTATCCGCGCGCATGATCTTTCAAAAATCAATATGGCTTTTTTTAATATGAATGGAATCATCAGTATGATCTACTTTATATTTACAGCAGCGGATGTATGGTTATTAGTGTAA
- the xth gene encoding exodeoxyribonuclease III → MIILSWNVNGLRAVSKKGFLQWFAQASPDVLCLQEIKAQTDQLDESLLHPDGYEGYFNSAERKGYSGVATYCAKKPVDFKNGFGIAKFDSEGRVLMTDHGDFLLFNIYFPNGKMRQERLDYKMEFYEEVLKYFESLRKKGKKLVICGDYNTAHKEIDLARPKENEKISGFLPMERAWMDTLVAHGFVDTFRQFNKEPEQYTWWDMQTFARQRNVGWRIDYHFISEDLLPHLKNAWIMPDVLGSDHCPVGIELVF, encoded by the coding sequence ATGATTATTCTGTCGTGGAACGTTAACGGCCTGCGCGCCGTTTCCAAAAAAGGTTTCCTCCAATGGTTTGCTCAGGCTTCGCCTGACGTGTTATGTTTGCAGGAAATCAAGGCGCAAACCGACCAACTTGACGAGTCCCTGCTTCATCCGGACGGTTATGAAGGCTATTTCAATAGCGCCGAAAGAAAAGGGTACAGCGGCGTAGCAACCTATTGCGCAAAAAAACCTGTCGATTTTAAGAACGGATTTGGCATTGCAAAATTTGATTCTGAAGGACGCGTCTTGATGACCGATCACGGGGATTTTTTGCTATTCAACATCTATTTTCCAAATGGAAAAATGCGCCAGGAACGGCTGGACTATAAAATGGAATTTTATGAAGAGGTTTTGAAGTATTTTGAATCACTCAGGAAAAAAGGCAAGAAACTGGTTATTTGCGGCGATTACAATACCGCCCACAAAGAAATCGATCTCGCCCGGCCCAAGGAAAATGAGAAGATTTCCGGATTTCTGCCCATGGAACGCGCCTGGATGGATACATTAGTGGCTCACGGATTTGTCGACACGTTCAGGCAATTTAATAAGGAACCCGAACAATATACATGGTGGGATATGCAAACGTTTGCAAGACAGAGAAACGTTGGTTGGCGAATCGATTATCATTTTATATCCGAAGATCTTCTACCGCACCTGAAAAATGCGTGGATAATGCCCGACGTTTTGGGATCGGATCATTGTCCCGTTGGCATTGAACTCGTTTTCTGA
- a CDS encoding isoprenyl transferase, which yields MSARNTDKSSRKSVFDAFTRNFSKSKKEKLLAEVQEAGNLPRHIAIIMDGNGRWAKERGMPRIAGHNQGVKSVKEIVEACGELGIEALTLYAFSQENWKRPTWEVSALMKLLMRTINNEIDNLNSNNVRIKTIGHIELLPPETLKQVQTAINITKSNTGLVLNLALSYSARIEIMDAVKKIAKNIIQNSINFEKIDEDFFSKNLDTWDLPDPDLVIRTSGEYRISNFLLWQIAYSEIYITDTYWPDFRKPQLYEAIRNYQKRERRFGKVSEQVNVEKKHAKKTIHGKK from the coding sequence GTGTCTGCCCGCAATACTGATAAGTCCTCACGCAAGTCGGTCTTCGACGCCTTCACCCGTAATTTCTCAAAATCTAAAAAAGAAAAATTATTAGCCGAGGTGCAAGAAGCGGGTAATTTGCCGAGGCACATTGCGATCATTATGGATGGCAACGGCCGTTGGGCAAAAGAACGCGGCATGCCGCGAATTGCCGGACACAATCAGGGCGTGAAATCGGTGAAAGAAATCGTTGAAGCCTGCGGTGAATTAGGCATTGAGGCTTTGACCCTATACGCTTTCAGCCAGGAAAACTGGAAAAGGCCTACTTGGGAGGTTTCAGCTCTGATGAAGCTGCTGATGCGTACGATTAATAACGAGATCGACAACCTCAATTCGAACAATGTTCGCATTAAAACCATAGGCCATATTGAACTCCTGCCGCCTGAAACACTTAAACAAGTCCAAACCGCGATCAACATTACTAAAAGCAACACGGGCTTGGTATTGAATCTTGCATTAAGCTACAGCGCACGAATCGAGATCATGGATGCCGTCAAAAAGATTGCAAAGAACATAATTCAAAATTCGATTAACTTTGAAAAGATAGACGAAGATTTTTTTTCAAAAAACCTGGACACTTGGGATTTGCCCGATCCGGACCTGGTTATTCGAACGAGCGGAGAATACAGGATAAGCAATTTCCTCTTATGGCAGATCGCTTATTCTGAAATTTATATAACGGACACGTACTGGCCTGATTTCAGAAAACCGCAATTGTATGAAGCCATTCGCAATTATCAGAAACGGGAACGTCGTTTCGGGAAAGTAAGCGAACAGGTCAACGTCGAAAAAAAACATGCAAAAAAAACGATCCACGGCAAAAAATAA
- the bamA gene encoding outer membrane protein assembly factor BamA: MQKKRSTAKNKIVYISVLKFIHSTTERKFSLMKKLFLHRLPIVLVMALISCLFTVHIAAQTQGLAGRPKIASIKVEGNLKSDAELIIIASGLSVSQEFNADDITKAIENLWEMNVFKDIQVYGEQVEDGIEVVIVVKEYPRLESMDLEGQDNIDEEDIRGKMGLYTSQTVSPQHIKKAIERIKRKYAEEGYLNADVEITTYASQNDSNKVLLKIKITEGAKVKIRGINFFGNYSFADAKLEGTFDDTKSKSGVFRWFKGGDFDEKKYREDVKKLIAYYKKKGYRDFQVVNDSTYYAKNKKDFFIDIHVEEGVKYRIGDVRWTGNTLFSNEELSHAFGFSRGEIFNQEKYDKNMQEQVNAMYYDRGYIFAQIVPIEKPVSKDTLDLEFIVTEGNQVYIEKVEIRNNTKTKEKVIRRDVVAFPGEKFSREALIRSQRNLMVLNYFENVIPDVQPISQDKVNVIMTVTEKPTDTANLSMGYSAQDGLIGSAGVAFNNFLGNGQIVSLNLQLGGAGYRVFSVGFSEPYLFDTRTSFGASFYFSLDGNRRAQYVGYKQRSFGGSISFGRRLKWPDDYFLANWSVGYANSTLKPLSLSNLFPQFTYGQQQSLTLTQVIQRNSKDAAEFPKSGSVYTLTTDFGFVSIDTSGYANAVRVLPQNYTRHTFRAENYYPTLWSFVLYTDFTMGYSRTFKRNPLVEEIPQLDRFYMGGSALDIGSIQLRGYGGRGVGPQESGFAAGGASMVKYSAEIRLPVIPSPTMYILGFAEAGNVFRSLSETDPFKVKRSFGYGFRLFMPLVGVIGLDVAYGLDKTNKNRNFPRFHFQLGQQF; encoded by the coding sequence ATGCAAAAAAAACGATCCACGGCAAAAAATAAAATTGTTTACATCAGTGTGCTCAAATTCATTCACTCAACAACGGAACGGAAATTCTCATTAATGAAAAAATTGTTTTTGCATCGTCTGCCCATCGTGCTTGTTATGGCCCTGATCTCATGTCTTTTCACTGTTCACATTGCAGCGCAGACGCAAGGCTTGGCGGGGCGTCCTAAGATCGCTTCGATCAAAGTTGAGGGTAATCTCAAATCGGATGCTGAACTTATTATTATAGCCTCCGGCCTTTCTGTAAGTCAAGAATTCAATGCTGATGATATTACCAAAGCCATAGAAAACTTATGGGAAATGAACGTTTTCAAAGATATCCAGGTTTATGGCGAGCAAGTCGAAGACGGTATTGAGGTAGTTATCGTAGTGAAAGAATATCCAAGACTCGAATCGATGGACTTGGAAGGCCAGGACAATATTGATGAAGAAGACATTAGAGGTAAAATGGGGCTTTATACTTCGCAAACCGTAAGCCCCCAGCACATCAAAAAAGCAATCGAACGTATAAAAAGAAAATATGCGGAAGAAGGTTATTTGAATGCCGATGTGGAGATCACAACCTACGCTTCACAAAATGATTCCAACAAAGTCTTGCTTAAGATAAAAATCACCGAAGGAGCAAAAGTCAAAATTCGGGGAATCAACTTTTTTGGCAACTACTCCTTTGCCGACGCAAAACTGGAAGGTACCTTTGACGACACCAAATCCAAGTCCGGCGTTTTTCGGTGGTTTAAAGGAGGAGATTTCGATGAAAAAAAATACAGAGAAGACGTTAAGAAGTTAATTGCATATTATAAGAAAAAAGGGTACCGGGATTTCCAAGTTGTAAATGACTCTACGTATTATGCAAAGAACAAAAAAGATTTTTTTATAGATATTCACGTTGAAGAAGGCGTTAAATACAGAATTGGAGACGTTAGGTGGACAGGCAATACACTTTTTTCCAATGAAGAATTAAGCCATGCTTTCGGGTTCAGCCGTGGAGAGATTTTCAATCAGGAAAAATACGACAAAAACATGCAGGAACAGGTCAATGCGATGTATTACGATCGCGGCTACATCTTCGCTCAGATAGTTCCAATTGAAAAACCGGTCAGCAAAGATACGCTCGACCTTGAATTTATCGTAACCGAAGGTAACCAGGTATACATCGAGAAAGTTGAAATAAGAAATAACACCAAGACCAAAGAAAAAGTCATTCGGCGCGACGTAGTTGCATTCCCCGGTGAAAAATTCAGTCGCGAGGCATTGATACGATCCCAACGAAACCTTATGGTTCTCAATTATTTTGAAAACGTGATTCCCGATGTGCAGCCGATAAGCCAAGACAAGGTCAATGTCATCATGACGGTCACTGAGAAACCGACGGACACAGCAAATTTATCGATGGGATACAGCGCGCAGGACGGACTAATTGGGTCTGCCGGCGTTGCATTTAACAATTTCCTTGGCAATGGACAGATAGTGAGCTTGAATCTCCAATTAGGCGGCGCCGGATATAGGGTGTTTTCCGTCGGATTTTCCGAGCCTTACCTCTTTGATACCCGTACATCCTTCGGTGCCAGTTTCTACTTTTCACTTGACGGCAATCGTCGCGCGCAGTACGTTGGGTATAAACAAAGAAGTTTCGGCGGCTCAATCAGTTTCGGACGCAGGCTTAAATGGCCTGATGATTATTTCCTGGCAAACTGGTCGGTCGGTTACGCTAATTCAACTTTGAAACCGTTGAGTTTATCGAATTTATTCCCCCAGTTTACTTATGGTCAACAGCAGAGCCTGACTCTGACGCAGGTGATTCAACGTAACAGCAAAGATGCCGCTGAATTTCCAAAATCCGGTTCTGTTTACACATTGACAACCGACTTTGGCTTCGTTAGTATCGACACCTCCGGATATGCAAATGCAGTACGTGTATTGCCGCAGAATTACACGCGACATACTTTCCGAGCAGAAAATTATTACCCTACTTTATGGTCATTTGTTCTGTACACGGATTTTACCATGGGTTATTCACGAACATTTAAGAGAAATCCTTTAGTTGAAGAAATTCCTCAACTTGATCGTTTTTATATGGGTGGAAGTGCTTTGGATATAGGTTCAATTCAATTACGAGGTTATGGCGGCCGTGGCGTTGGACCGCAAGAGAGCGGTTTTGCCGCCGGCGGAGCTTCGATGGTAAAATACTCGGCAGAAATACGATTACCAGTCATTCCAAGCCCGACCATGTATATTCTGGGATTCGCCGAAGCAGGCAATGTATTTCGTTCACTGAGCGAGACTGATCCGTTTAAGGTGAAACGATCCTTTGGATATGGATTTAGGCTCTTTATGCCGCTGGTTGGAGTCATCGGATTGGACGTGGCTTATGGATTAGATAAAACGAATAAGAATCGGAATTTCCCACGTTTTCATTTCCAGTTGGGACAACAATTCTAA
- a CDS encoding OmpH family outer membrane protein: protein MKKNIFIFLCGIVLQCPAIYAQNKIAYIDFQYIISQVKSAEDVQIEIQKLASDWTNEIVAMTDTLTNLEKDIETVSLTLSKSGREILEKRISDKRQKIAAFQEQKFSPVTGELYKKQQELLQPLIDRVRRAIDNVRLREKIDVIFDVSAGNPVSIDKKYDVTILVIDELVAVGLTVKEQAVSTESRTNIPSGGQREIQSGSRKVQPGKVEEKGKSQQIDEPNKQEKIEDK, encoded by the coding sequence GTGAAAAAAAATATTTTCATCTTTTTATGCGGGATCGTTTTGCAATGTCCGGCTATTTATGCACAGAATAAGATCGCCTATATCGATTTTCAATATATCATATCCCAAGTGAAGTCAGCTGAAGATGTTCAAATCGAGATTCAGAAGCTGGCTTCAGATTGGACAAACGAAATTGTGGCCATGACGGACACTCTTACGAATCTTGAAAAGGACATTGAAACAGTCAGTCTTACGCTGAGTAAATCGGGAAGAGAAATACTCGAAAAAAGAATCAGTGATAAACGGCAGAAAATTGCTGCATTTCAGGAGCAAAAGTTTTCACCGGTCACAGGTGAATTATACAAGAAGCAGCAAGAATTACTCCAGCCGCTTATCGACAGAGTTCGCCGTGCCATTGATAATGTGAGGCTTCGTGAAAAAATAGATGTTATTTTTGACGTATCGGCAGGAAACCCGGTTTCCATCGACAAAAAATATGACGTGACCATTTTGGTTATAGACGAACTGGTCGCCGTTGGCCTTACTGTTAAGGAACAAGCCGTCAGCACCGAGTCGCGCACAAATATCCCCTCCGGTGGTCAACGAGAAATTCAATCCGGTTCAAGAAAAGTACAACCCGGCAAGGTGGAAGAAAAAGGTAAATCTCAGCAAATTGACGAGCCTAACAAACAAGAAAAAATAGAAGACAAATAG
- a CDS encoding OmpH family outer membrane protein yields the protein MKRLIMILSVVLLGMTAKSTSAQSKIGYVDSQKIMQSLKETQAVQAKLQVEQEKMAKQFQYLQDSLANAQDDFVNNYKNNPLIKENIRQSIQKGIEELAYYVQTAGQRYNEELGKKQQELMQPIFDKVKKALENVRKAEGMDFILDSASGILLAEDTKYDLTEKAINELIKMAGTTTKDTGVKETKDTGKK from the coding sequence GTGAAACGCTTAATCATGATACTCAGTGTTGTTCTGCTGGGAATGACGGCTAAATCAACCAGCGCACAAAGCAAGATCGGTTACGTCGATTCTCAAAAGATCATGCAGTCTTTAAAAGAAACGCAAGCCGTTCAAGCTAAACTGCAAGTGGAACAGGAAAAAATGGCCAAACAATTTCAATATCTGCAGGATTCTCTGGCAAATGCTCAGGACGACTTTGTAAATAATTATAAGAATAATCCTCTTATAAAAGAGAATATCAGACAATCCATTCAGAAAGGGATTGAAGAATTGGCGTATTATGTGCAGACTGCAGGCCAACGCTATAATGAAGAATTAGGTAAAAAGCAGCAAGAACTGATGCAACCCATTTTTGACAAAGTTAAGAAGGCCTTAGAAAACGTACGTAAGGCCGAAGGCATGGACTTTATTCTGGATTCTGCGTCAGGTATTTTGCTGGCTGAAGATACCAAATACGACCTGACGGAAAAAGCCATAAATGAATTGATAAAAATGGCCGGAACAACAACCAAAGATACCGGTGTAAAAGAAACCAAAGACACGGGCAAAAAATAG
- the lpxD gene encoding UDP-3-O-(3-hydroxymyristoyl)glucosamine N-acyltransferase encodes MISFSQIAVEINLNIVGRDISISNISDPVKALENEAVFIIQKKTLYHKNIIRSKAWIINKALFNPDLSQFLENSQISYIVSDDIYDALSKVIRLFYPSMQLKPLIHSSAVIDEFADCEKTVHIGPHVTIGAYSHIGSRVTIMANSFIGNHVQIGDHTIIYPNVTIYDNSWIGKNVIIHAGTVVGSDGFGYYKQNDRHQKIPHVGKVVIEDDVEIGSNCTIDRGTLGETRIMRGSKLDNLVQIAHNVIIGKNTLIAAQSGIAGSTTIGDCVTIAGQVGIVGHITVGNNVTIGAQSGVISSIGNGETVSGYPAQNHAESLRKEAYIRKIPDILRKLKQKPDK; translated from the coding sequence ATGATTTCATTTAGTCAAATTGCCGTTGAAATCAACTTAAATATTGTTGGCAGAGATATTTCCATCTCCAATATTTCAGACCCTGTTAAAGCGCTTGAGAATGAAGCCGTTTTTATTATCCAAAAAAAAACATTATATCATAAAAATATTATTCGCTCAAAAGCCTGGATCATAAATAAGGCGCTGTTCAATCCGGATCTTTCACAATTTTTAGAAAACTCGCAAATCAGCTACATCGTTTCAGACGATATTTACGATGCATTGTCCAAAGTAATCCGGTTATTCTACCCAAGTATGCAGTTGAAACCGTTGATTCATTCGTCGGCAGTCATAGATGAATTTGCAGATTGTGAAAAAACGGTGCACATAGGGCCGCACGTTACTATTGGAGCCTATTCTCATATCGGAAGTCGGGTAACGATCATGGCAAATTCTTTTATTGGAAATCATGTTCAAATCGGCGACCACACCATTATTTATCCCAATGTGACTATTTACGATAACTCATGGATCGGAAAGAACGTAATCATTCATGCGGGAACAGTTGTCGGTTCCGACGGATTTGGCTATTATAAACAAAATGATCGTCACCAAAAAATTCCGCATGTCGGGAAAGTAGTGATCGAAGATGATGTGGAAATTGGCTCTAACTGTACGATAGATCGCGGTACGTTGGGTGAAACACGCATTATGAGAGGTTCTAAACTGGATAATTTGGTTCAAATCGCGCACAATGTAATCATAGGCAAGAATACGCTGATTGCCGCTCAATCGGGCATCGCCGGAAGTACGACCATAGGCGACTGCGTTACGATTGCTGGACAGGTTGGCATCGTAGGACACATCACCGTGGGAAACAATGTTACCATCGGCGCGCAGTCAGGGGTCATTTCTTCTATCGGCAATGGAGAAACAGTTTCCGGATATCCAGCGCAGAACCATGCAGAATCTCTGAGAAAAGAAGCCTATATTCGAAAAATTCCGGATATACTTAGGAAACTTAAACAGAAACCTGATAAATAG